The DNA window GTTATATGATTATTGAGGGCTGGGATATATTTGATGCTCTATACATGACCGTTATTACAATTACTTCTGTGGGATATGGTGAAGTGCATAAAATTGGAAAAGCAGGACAGGTGTTTACCATTTTTTTAATTATTATCGGGATTGGATTTGTTATATATGTGGCGGGCGCCGTAGTACGATTCATGCTTGAGGGACAAATAATGGCTATATTAGGGAGGAGAAGATTGAACAAAAAGATTGATCGGTTAAAAAATCATTATATTGTCTGCGGGTACGGGCGCATAGGAAGACTTCTTTGCAGAAATATTCAAAAAAAATCCATAGCCGTGGTGGTTGTCGAACAGAACGAAGAATTACGTCGGGTTATGGATGAAGATGGCGTTCTCTATATATTGGGAAACGCCTCTGACGAAGCAATTCTTATCAATGCGGGTATAAAACACGCAAAAAGTCTGGTCGCTGTTCTGGGTACAGACACCGAGAATGTCTTTCTTGTTCTGACAGCCAGACAGCTCAAACCGGATATTTATATAACAGCAAGGGCAAACCTTGAGGGATCAAAGGCGAAATTGAAGGCAGCCGGAGCAAACAAGGTGGAATCACCCTATGAGATTGGGGCGGCAAGTATGTCTCAAAGAATACTTCGCCCTGCTGTAACGAATTTTCTGGATCAAGCCTTTGATGATCAACAGCAGGATATACATATGGAGGAAATGTCCGTCAGCCCCTCCTCCAGGCTGATAAATCTCATGTTAAAGGATTCAGGCATCAGGCAAAATTATAACCTCATAATAATTGCAATAAAAAAGCTTGACGGAGATATGTTGTTTAACCCTTCCTTTGAGAGCATCATCAAGGCCGGGGATACACTCATTGCGGTCGGAGAGACTGCAAACCTTCAAAAGCTGGAGAAACTCTTGAACCCCTAACTTATATTTTATAGATTATCCTTTTTTCAGTAATAACGATATCTACATGCTTGTCATGGGGCTCAACAGGCACCTGCTGAATTATCTGGCTTTCAAGGGCAAGAGCAACCTTTCTGGTGGTAATTGATAGTGTCGGAATAAGCCTGTCATAATAGCCTTTGCCCAATCCTATCCTTCCACCCTTTTCATCAAAAGCAACCCCCGGAATTATTGCTATATCGATAAAGTCAACAGGCACAATTTTACAACACTCCGGGTCAGGCTCCGGAACTCCTCTTGGACCAGGCTTTAAATCAGAATCAAGGTTGTCAACCCTCATTAGTTGCATTGCATGCTTCATAGTATCAAAAACAGGAAGCACAACTATCTTATTGGATTCAAAACATCTTTTTATTATATCATTCGTAACAACTTCACCGTTTGTATGCATATACAGCAAAATAACCTTTGATTCAAGAAAGTTGGCGAATCCAAAAAGCCGTTCTTCTATTGCTCTGGTTTTTTCGATTAATTCACCGGCGGAAAATGCTTTCAGCTTTTCTGCTATATCTTCGCGTATTTCACGTTTTTTTTCTTTAATATCTTCCATATATTTCTCCGGACATTGAAATAGTCTTTTAAAATCTAATTTATTATCATACATATATTAACCAACAAAGTCAACCTTCAATAATCATTGACTATATGATCCGTGCATGATAATTTTAAAAAAATATGCTGTATTAACAGGATGCAATAAACCATCAAATATCACTAAACATTTTTAATAAACATAATTATCCTTATGCTTGAAATCAAGTTTGTAATACAAAATTTTTCACAGGTAAAAAAAGCGCTTTTAATGCGAGGCGAA is part of the Anaerolineae bacterium genome and encodes:
- a CDS encoding 5-formyltetrahydrofolate cyclo-ligase, coding for MEDIKEKKREIREDIAEKLKAFSAGELIEKTRAIEERLFGFANFLESKVILLYMHTNGEVVTNDIIKRCFESNKIVVLPVFDTMKHAMQLMRVDNLDSDLKPGPRGVPEPDPECCKIVPVDFIDIAIIPGVAFDEKGGRIGLGKGYYDRLIPTLSITTRKVALALESQIIQQVPVEPHDKHVDIVITEKRIIYKI
- a CDS encoding potassium channel protein; amino-acid sequence: MDSTKHLTTSIFLTLLIVVFGTTGYMIIEGWDIFDALYMTVITITSVGYGEVHKIGKAGQVFTIFLIIIGIGFVIYVAGAVVRFMLEGQIMAILGRRRLNKKIDRLKNHYIVCGYGRIGRLLCRNIQKKSIAVVVVEQNEELRRVMDEDGVLYILGNASDEAILINAGIKHAKSLVAVLGTDTENVFLVLTARQLKPDIYITARANLEGSKAKLKAAGANKVESPYEIGAASMSQRILRPAVTNFLDQAFDDQQQDIHMEEMSVSPSSRLINLMLKDSGIRQNYNLIIIAIKKLDGDMLFNPSFESIIKAGDTLIAVGETANLQKLEKLLNP